GGAGTAGGGGCCCTGGGACGGCACCACGCCCGCCACCTGGCGGCGCTGCCCGAGGCGCGCCTGGTCGGCGTCTGCGATATCGACACCGAGCGCGGCGCCAGGGTGGCAGCGGAGTGCGGAACCCAGTGCTTCGCCGACCTGGAAGAGATGCTCGGCCGGGTTGAGGCGGTCACCGTTGCCGTGCCCACGCCCGCCCACGCGGCCGTGGGCCTCCGGGCGCTCGAGCGCGGCGTACCGGTGCTCATGGAGAAGCCGTTCGCCGGTTCGCTCGAGGAGGCGGATGCCCTGATCGCCGCCGCGCGACGGAGCGCGGTCCAGCTCCAGGTGGGGCACATCGAGCGCTACAACCGGGCCCTCCGCGCCGCCGAGCCGTATCTCGACGGGCCGCGCTATATCGAGAGCCAGCGGCTGGCCTCGTTCCAGCCTCGCGGAACCGATGTCGCCGTGGTGCTGGACCTCATGATCCATGACCTCGATCTGGTCCTGCATCTCACCGGGGGCGCGGAGGCCACTGAGGTCCGGGCCTCCGGCCTTCCGGTGCTCTCCTCTCATCTCGACATCGCGAATGCCAGGGTCGAGTTCGCCAACGGGACGGTGGCGCTGGCGACCGCGTCGCGGGTCTCGCGGGAGCGCATCCGGCGACTTCGGCTGTTCCAGCCCAATGGCTATCTCTCGCTCGATCTTGCCAGCGGGGGCGGGGAATTCATGCGGGTGCGGAGCGGCTGGCGGCCGGGCACCGGCAAGCAGCTCAGCGACGTGGTCGAGCGCATCGCGCTGGAAGCGCCGGAAGCGGACGCGCTCGCGCTGGAGCTGCAGAGCTTCGTGCACGCGGTGCAGGGCCAGCGGGAGGTGGTGGTGCGAGGTGAGGAAGGCCGGGCGGCGCTGGCGCTGGCATTCCGAGTCACCGACGCGGTCCGCGCCTCCCCGCTGGCCGCCACGTCGCTCGGATGATCGCGCGGGCCGCCCCCCGCATCTTCATCTCGGCCGGCGAGCCCTCGGGGGACCTGCACGGCGCCGGGGTGGTCCGCGCACTCCGGCAGCGCTATCCGGACGCCGTGATTGACGCGCTCGGCGGCCCGCGCATGGCCGAGGCCGGCGCAGCCATCCGGTATCCGATGGAGGGGCTGGCCGCGTTCGGTCTGGTGGAAATCGTCACCAAGCTCGCGGCTCACGTGCGACTGTTCCGGGCGCTGCGGCGGGACTTCAGGACCGGGCGCTACGATCTGGTGATCCTGATCGATTACCCCGGCTTTCATGTTCGGGTTGCCGAGGCCGCACGGCGGGCGGGGACCAAGGTCCTCTACTACATTGCGCCCCAACTCTGGGCCTGGCATCCAGGACGCGCCCGCCGCTTCGCGGCAGCGGTGGACCGGCTGGCCGTGGTGCTTCCCTTCGAGCAGCCATTCTTCGGCGGCCTGGGCCTCCGGAGCGAATATGTGGGACATCCGCTGGTTGACCGCGGACCGTGGCCCGACAGGGCACCCGCCCGCGCCCGCCTCGGGATCGCGCCCGAGAGCCGGGTGCTGGGAATTTTTCCCGGCAGCCGCAGCCAGGAGATCCGCCGCCTGTGGCAGCCATTCCGCGATGCGGCGCTCCGGCTGCTTGGTGAACGCCGGTGCGATCGAGTGCTGGTGGCGGGCACCGCGACCGGTGAGTATGCCGATCCCGGGCCGATCGAGATCGTGCGGGGCGATCCGATCTCTCTCTTCGCCGCGTCCAATGCCGCCCTCGCCAAGTCGGGCACCACCACGCTCGAGGCCGCGCTGGCGGATGTTCCCATGGTGGTCGCGTACAAGGTGCACCCGTTCACCTGGCACATGTTCCAACGACTCCGCACCGTCCGCTGGGTCAGCCTGGTGAACCTGGTGGCCGAGCGTGAGGTGGTGCCCGAGCTGCTGCAGGATCAGGCGGAAGCCGGACCGCTGGCCGACGCGCTCGGGCCGCTGCTCGACCCGGCCGACCCGCGGACGGTGTCGCAGCACGAGGGGCTCGCCCTGGTGCGAGCCCGGTTGGGTGCCGCGGGCGCCGCCGCCCGGGTCGTCGAGCTCGCCGATGAGCTCCTCGCCGCGTGCGGCTGAAGGTCCCACCGGGAGCCGCCCGGGTTCTGGCCGGGCCGGCGGTGCGGCTGCTGGCCCACTCCTGGCGGATTCGAACGGAGCACGAGGAGCGCTGGCGGGCGCTCCACGAGGCGAAGCGGCCCGTGGTATTTCTGCTGTGGCACGAGGCCCTGCTTCCGCTCCTCTGGCAGCACCGACGGCAGGCCATCGCCATCGTGGTGAGCGAGGCGCGCGACGGCCAGTATCTGGCCGACCTGGCGCGCTCCCTGGGCTACCGAGCGGTGCGGGGCTCCAGCACACGGGGCGCGGCGCGAGCCCTGCTGGGCGCGGTACGGGAGCTCCAGGCGGGCCATGCCGTGGCCTTCACCCCGGACGGGCCTCGAGGCCCGCGCCGTGAGCTCAAGCCCGGGGTGGTGGCGGCTGCCCAGCGAGGTGGGGCGGTGATCGTGCCGCTGCACGCGGAGGTTGACCGTGCCTGGCGATTACATTCGTGGGACCGCTTCATCATTCCCCAGCCCGCCGCGCGGGTACGCGTGGTGTACGGGCGGCCGTTCGAGGTCGCCCCGGGAGAGGCGGGCTTCTCGCAGGGCATGACGGAGGCACGCCGACGTCTGGACGAGATCGCGGGGGCCGCCCGGTGACCCGGCGGGGAGACACCCACCGGCTGATGCGCTGGCTCTGGACCAGCCGCCGCCCCGACGCGCGTCTCGCCCGGCTGGCGCTGCTACCGGTGTCGGGTCTCTGGCATGCCGGCATGGTGGCACGCGGCCTCGCCTACCGGCAAGGCTGGCTGCCGGTCCGCGACCTGCCGCTGCCGGCGGTCGCCGTCGGGAATCTCACCGTGGGCGGCTCGGGCAAGACGCCGATCGCGAGCTGGATCGCGGCCCACTACGTGGCGCGCGGGCTCACGCCGGGCATCCTGCTTCGGGGCTATGGTGGAGACGAGACCCTGGTCCATCAGGACTCGGTGCCGCGGGCCGTGGTGGTGGCCGATCCCGACCGGCTGGCGGGGGCCGAGCGCGCCCTCGCCAACGGGGCTCAGGTCCTGGTCCTGGACGATGCCTACCAGCGGCTCGACGTGCGCCGTGACCTCAACATCGTGGTGATGAGCGCCGAGACCACCCGCGCGGTGCGCTGGCCGCTGCCAGCGGGCCCCTGGCGCGAAAGCTGGGATGCGCTGGCGCGCGCGGACGCGGTCGTGATCACTCGCAAGCGGGCCACGATCGAGGCGGCCCTCACGCTGGCAGAGCAGCTCCGCGGCCGGGTCGCCGGGCCCCTGGCCGTCGCTCACCTGAGCCTCCGCGCGCTGGAGGGATTGGTCAGTCGCGCCCGGGTGCCCGCGACGTCGCTGGCCGGCAAGCGGGTGGTGGCCGCGTCGGGCATCGCCGACCCGGACGCGTTCGTGGCTCAGACGAAGGCGACCGGTGCCGCGGTCCAGGTCGCCACCTGGAAAGACCACCACGACTACCGCGACGAGGACGTGGCGTGGCTGGCGCATGCGGCCCGCCGGGCCGACCACGTGGTGATCACCCAGAAGGATGCGGTGAAGCTGCGCGACCGCTGGCCGCATGCCGTACCGGAGCCGCTGGTGGCGATGCTGGATCTGGTATGGGAAGAGGGCGGCGATCGCATCACCGCCGCGCTGGACGCCGTCGTCACACCGGTCGAAAGCCTCTAACACAAAATCAGCCTCGGAGCATCCTGGACCGCTTATGACTACCACCGGTCGACCCAGTCAGTTCCTCATCCGACCCGAGAAGGACACCTTCCTCAACGAGGAGAATCCGTTCGAAGCGATGATGTCGCGCTTCGACTACGCGGCCCAGCGGCTGAGTCTCGATCCCGGGCACTACAAGGTGCTCCGGAGTCCGGAGAAGCAGATCATCGTGTCGATCCCCTTCCTGCGCGACAACGGCGAGGTGGAGGTCTACACCGGCTACCGGGTCCTCTACAATACCTCGCGGGGTCCGGCCAAGGGCGGCATCCGCTTCGATATGAACGTGACGTTGGACGAAGTGAAGGCCCTGGCGGCGTGGATGACCTGGAAATGCGCGGTGGTGAACATCCCGTTTGGTGGCTCCAAAGGGGGCGTGATCTGCGACCCGGCCACCCTCTCCAATGCCGAGCTCGAACGGATCACCCGCCGCTACACTTCCGCCATCATCGACATCCTGGGCCCCGACTCGGACGTACCCGCACCGGACGTCAACACCAACGAGCGGATGATGGCCTGGATCATGGACACCTACTCCATGCACAAGCGGCATACGGTCACCGCCGTCGTGACCGGAAAGCCGATCGAGATGGGTGGGTCGCTCGGCCGCCGCGAGGCGACGGGGCGGGGCTGCATGATCGTGACCCGCGAGGCCCTCAAGCGCCTGCGCATGCCGATCCAGGGAACCCGCGTGGTGGTCCAGGGGTTCGGGAACGTAGGCTCGATCAGCGCCCAGCTGATGGAGGAGCTGGGGCTCACCATCGTGGCTGTCAGCGACAAGTCGGGCGCCGTGTACAATCCCAAGGGCCTGCGCATCCGGGAGCTGCAGCAGCACGTGAAGCAGCACCGCTTCCTGAGCGACTACAAGGAGGCGGAGCACCTCAACAACACCGAGATGCTGACGCTGGACTGTGAGGTGCTGGTCCCGGCGGCGCTGGAGAATGTGATCACCAGTCAGAACGCCGGCGCCATCAAGGCGCGGATCATCTGCGAAGGCGCCAACGGCCCGACCACGGCCGGTGCGGACAAGATCCTGGAAGACAATGGCGTGTTCGTGATCCCCGACATTCTCGCGAACGCCGGCGGTGTCACGGTCAGCTACTTCGAGTGGGTGCAGGACCGCGGAGGCTACTTCTGGGACGAGGAGACCGTCAACCAGCGGCTCGAGCGGATCATGGTCGGCTCCTTCGAGGAGGTCGCCGAGATGGCGGGACGGCACGGCATCAACCTTCGGATCGGGGCCTACATGCTGGCGATCCAGCGGGTCGCCACGGTCCACCGGCTCCGGGGTATGTACGCCTAGGTGGAGATCGCCCTCCTCGCGGTCGGGAAGCTGCGCCCCAGCCTCCGCGAGGCGTGCGACGACTATCTTCGCCGACTGTCGCGCTACGTCCGGGTGCGGGAAGTCGAAATACGGGAGGCCGCCCGGGCACCCACTCTAACCGCCCAGCGGCGGCAGGAAGCGGAGCGGCTGCGGGAGCGGCTGCCCGCCGGCGCCGGTCTCGTCGCGCTGGCTCGCGAGGGCACGGCGCTCACCAGCGAGGCGTTGGCCGGACAGATGGAGCGCTGGCAGCTCGCCGGGCGGCCGCTCGCGCTGCTGCTGGGCGGGTCTCGCGGACTCGACCCCGAGCTGATCGCCGAGGCGCAGATGCGCTGGAGCCTCGGCCCGCTCACGCTGCCGCACGAGCTGGCCCGGCTGGTGGTCCTGGAGCAGGTCTACCGGGCGTTCACGATCCTCCGGGGCGAACCCTATCACAAGGGTGCCAGATGAGCGGCCAGTGACCGAATGGTTCGAGGAGTGGTTCGGGGAGAAATACCTCGAGCTCTACCCCCATCGCGACGAGGCAGAGGCGGACCGCGCGGTGGAGCTGATCGTCGGCACGATTCCGTTCCAGCCCGGCTGGCGGGTGCTCGACGTGGCCTGCGGCGCCGGACGCCATGCCCGGGCCTTCCGCTCGGCGGGTGCGCGCTGCTTCGGCCTCGATCTCTCGGCGACGCTCCTCCGTATCGCGCAGCGCCTGACCGACGCGCCTCTCATCCGGGCCGACATGCGGCAGCTGCCGGTCCGGCCCCGCTCGATGGACCTCACCGTCAACCTCTTCACCAGCTTCGGATATTTCGAACATGACGCGGAGCATGCCGCGGCGCTCCGGGAAATGGTCTCCACCCTCCGGCCAGGCGGCTGGTTCGTGCTCGACTTTCTGAACGCCGCGGCGGTTCGCCGGCAACTGGTGGCCAAGGAGACGGTGCAGGTCGGAGACGTGGAGTTCCGGGTGGGGCGGTCGGTATCAGCGGATGGGCGCTACGTCTGCAAGTCCATCGAAAGCGGCAGCCAGCGATTCGCCGAGCGGGTGCGGCTGTTCGCCCCGGAGGAGATCGCGGCGATGATGCGGGACGCGGGCATCACGCTCCGGCATCGCTTCGGCGACTATCAGGCCGCCCCGCTCACCGACACCTCGCCGCGCACGATCCTATTCGGACAGACCGCATGAGCCTGCGCTTCGTCCCGACGCCGATCGTCGACGGGCCGTTGGAGCGTCCGCAACCCCGATCCAACGGGTTCGATCCCGCGTTGGCCCCGGCGTTCGTCCCGTCCGCAGCGCTCGCGGCGGGACTCGCCCGCCTGCAGCTCCCGGGGGCGGTCGCTATCACCACCGGACAGCAGCCCGGGCTCTTTACCGGTCCACTCTACACCATTCACAAAGCGCTCTCCGCGGCGGCGCTGGCGCGGCTACTGGAGCGGGAGTGGTCACGGCCGGTGGTGCCGGTGTTCTGGCTGGCGGGTGACGACCACGACTTCGCCGAGGCCAGCCAGGCCTCCTGGATCGGCGGAGATGGAAGCGTGGTGACGGCGGGCCTGCCGCCCCGTCCGCCGGAGGCCCCGCTCACCCCGATGTACCGCGAGCCGCTCGGACCAGGTATCGTCCCCGCGCTGGAGCGGCTCGCGGCCGATCTTCCAGCCTCCGAGTTTCGCCAGTCCACTCTGGACTGGCTGGAACGGCACTATCGCCCGCAGGCGACCGTCGCCGGCAGCTACGGAGGTGCCATGGCGGAGCTGCTGGCTCCGCTCGACGTACTCTGTCTCGACAGCACCCACCTCGCCGTCAAGCGCGCGATGGCTCCGCACCTGGTGCGCGCCCTCGCCACTGCGGGGGATCTCGAGCGCGACCTCGACCGCCATATCGAGGCGCTGGGCACCACGGCACGCACGTCGGGAGTTACAGTGGGTGACGGAGCGTCGCTGGTCATGCTCGAAGCCGGCCTCGGACGAGACCGCCTGGTGGCGGACGGACCCGCGTTCGTCACCCGCCGCAGCCGGGAGCGGTTCGACCTGGCGGCCCTCCAGCGCATCGCCGCCGAGCGGCCCGACCGGCTCTCACCCAACGTGCTGCTTCGGCCGGTGCTGGAGAGCGTGCTCCTCCCCACAGTGGCCTACCTGGGCGGGCCCGGCGAGCTCCGCTACTTGGTGCTGACGCCGCCGATCTACCATCGGCTCGGCATCGAGCGGCAGCAGCCGCTGCCGCGCTGGTCCGGCGTGGTGGTGGAGCCGCGGGTCGATCGAGTCGTGGAAAAGTTCGGCATTACGCTGGCCGAGCTGCTGGAGCCCTCCGGAGCCCTGGAGGCGCGGCTGGTCCGATCGCAATTGCCGAGTGAGGCGGTCGAGGCGCTCGGGTCGATCCGAGCAGCGCTCGAGTCGGGCTACGATCGGCTGGCCCATGCCGCCGCGACCATCGATCCGACCCTCACGCGACCGATTCAGGGTGTGCGGCAGCAGGCGGTAGCCGGCACCCAGGACGTCGAGAAGAAACTGGTGCAGCACCTCAAGCGCCGGCAGGAGACCGAGCTCGGCCAGCTGGCCAAGGCCCGGGCCGCCGTGCTTCCCAACCAGAAGCCCCAGGAGCGCGTGCTGACGGTGGCGCCGTTTCTGGCCCGCTACGGACCCGGGCTGCTGCAGGAGCTGGCCGCCGCGATCGAGGGATGGTACGCACTCGCCCTTGAAGGGCCGCGGCAACCTTCGTAGACTCGACCCATGTCGATCATCGCGCTCATCCTGATCGTGGCGCTTCTGATTCCAATCATGGGCATCGTGGTGGATTCTCCGATCGGGCGTGCCATCGCGCGGCGGTTGGAGGGCCCCCAGGCCACGCCGCCGGGATTGGCCGAGCTGGCCAAGAAGGTCGAGCTGCTCGAGGCCGACGTGGACGATCTGACCCGGAGCGTTCAGACGCTGCAGGACGAGAACGCGTTCCTGCAACGGCTGCTGGCCGAGCCGTCGCACCGGTCCACCCTCCCACCGCCGCCGGGTTCCTGACCGCCCCTCCCCGCCGCACGCCTCGTCCGGCGATGACGGTGGCCGCCGGCATTCTGCTCAGCCGCATCGTCGGCCTCATCCGCAACCGGGTCTTCGCTCACTACTTCGGCACCTCCGATGCGGCGGACGCCTTCAACGCCGCGTTCAGGATCCCGAACTTCCTGCAGAATCTGTTCGGCGAGGGGGTGCTTTCGGCGTCCTTCATTCCGGTGTACGCCGGGCTCCGCGCGGCGGGGGAGGAGCGGGAAGCGCGCCGGGTGGCGGCGGCGGTCGCGGCGCTGCTGGGACTGGTCACTTCGGGACTGGTGCTGGCGGGGATCCTGTTCACCCCCTGGATGATCGCGATCATCGCGCCGGGCTTCGAGGGCGTGAAGCGGGAGGTTACCATCCGGCTGGTCCGGATCCTCTTTCCCGGCGCCGGTCTCCTGGTGCTGTCGGCCTGGTGCCTCGGGGTCCTCAACAGCCACCGGCGATTCTTTCTCTCCTATACGGCGCCGGTCCTGTGGAATCTGGTGATCATCGGATCTCTCGTCGGGTTCGGACGAGGAGTCCCGCAGTACGGGCTGGCCGAGATCGCGGCCTGGGGGTCCGTCGCCGGCAGCCTCCTACAGTTCGGGATCCAGCTTCCGACCGTCATGCGGCTGCTGCACGGAACGCTGCCGCGGCTGGTCCGCGGCTCTCCAGCCGTGGCCGAAGTGCTCCGCAATTTCGGGCCCGTGTTCGTGGGGCGGGGTGTCGTCCAGATCAGCGCCTACGTCGATACGGTACTCGCGAGCCTGCTCCCGACCGGTGCGGTGGCCGGGCTCTCCTATGCCCAGGTGCTCTATACGCTGCCAGTCAGCCTGTTCGGCATGTCGGTTTCGGCGGCAGAGCTGCCGGCGATGTCGAGCGCAACCGGTGACGAGGCGACCCGAGGGGCATACCTGCGCGGCCGTCTCGGCGCCGGGCTCCGGCAGATCGCTTTTTTCGTGGTGCCCTCCGCGGTGGCGTTTCTCGCCCTGGGCGACGTGATCGCGGGCGCGCTCTACCAGTCCGGCGAGTTCACTCGCCAGATGACGATCTACGTCTGGGGCATTCTCGCGGGATCGGCCGTGGGCCTGCTGGCGTCGACGATGGGGCGGCTGTACGCATCCACCTACTACGCGCTGCACGATACCCGGACCCCGCTCAGGTTCGCGGTGCTTCGGGTGGCCTTGACCGTGGGGCTGGGGTACCTGTTCGCGCTTCCGCTGCCACGCGCCCTGGGCGTCGACCCGCGATGGGGCGCGGCGGGGCTGACGGCCTCGGCCGGCATCGCCGGCTGGATCGAGTTCCTTCTGCTGCGGCGGAGCTTGAACCGGCGCATTGGGGAGACCGGCGTGCCGGTGGCGCTGCTCGCACGGCTCTGGGGAAGCGCGGGTCTCGCCGCGCTGGCCGGGTGGGGAATGCGCCGGCTGCTTCCGCTGGCGCATCCCGTGGGCGAGGCGGTGCTGGTGCTCGGGGTGTACGGAGCGGTGTATTTTTTGATGACCGACAGATTGGGGGTGGAGGAAGCCAGATTCGTCATCCGCCGGGCCTGGCGATCCAGCGATAGTCCATGACCGCGCCACATATTTCCGACGCACTGCAGCGCAAGCTCGATACCCTGCCGGAAGGTCCCGGCGTCTATCTGTGGAAGGACGCTGGCGGGGAGATTCTCTACGTCGGTAAGGCCAAGCGGCTGCGCAGCCGGGTGCGGAGCTACTTCGCGGCCGATTTCGAGGCCAGCCCCAAGAACCAGCTGCTGCAGCGCCTCATCGCCGACGTCGAGACGATCGTGGTGCCCAGCGAGCCGCAGTCGCTCATCCTCGAGAACAACCTCATCAAAGAGTACCGCCCTCGCTTCAACGTTCGGCTGAAGGACGACAAGAGCTACCCATCGATCGCGGTCACCCTGGGCGAGCCGTTCCCCCGGGTCCTGGTGACCCGCCGCCGGGACATTTCCGGTGCCCGCTACTTCGGGCCGTACACCGACGTCGGCCAGCTCCGGAAGACCCTGGCCATCATCCGCCGGCTGT
This is a stretch of genomic DNA from Gemmatimonadales bacterium. It encodes these proteins:
- a CDS encoding Gfo/Idh/MocA family oxidoreductase, whose amino-acid sequence is MSTPLPVGVIGVGALGRHHARHLAALPEARLVGVCDIDTERGARVAAECGTQCFADLEEMLGRVEAVTVAVPTPAHAAVGLRALERGVPVLMEKPFAGSLEEADALIAAARRSAVQLQVGHIERYNRALRAAEPYLDGPRYIESQRLASFQPRGTDVAVVLDLMIHDLDLVLHLTGGAEATEVRASGLPVLSSHLDIANARVEFANGTVALATASRVSRERIRRLRLFQPNGYLSLDLASGGGEFMRVRSGWRPGTGKQLSDVVERIALEAPEADALALELQSFVHAVQGQREVVVRGEEGRAALALAFRVTDAVRASPLAATSLG
- the lpxB gene encoding lipid-A-disaccharide synthase: MIARAAPRIFISAGEPSGDLHGAGVVRALRQRYPDAVIDALGGPRMAEAGAAIRYPMEGLAAFGLVEIVTKLAAHVRLFRALRRDFRTGRYDLVILIDYPGFHVRVAEAARRAGTKVLYYIAPQLWAWHPGRARRFAAAVDRLAVVLPFEQPFFGGLGLRSEYVGHPLVDRGPWPDRAPARARLGIAPESRVLGIFPGSRSQEIRRLWQPFRDAALRLLGERRCDRVLVAGTATGEYADPGPIEIVRGDPISLFAASNAALAKSGTTTLEAALADVPMVVAYKVHPFTWHMFQRLRTVRWVSLVNLVAEREVVPELLQDQAEAGPLADALGPLLDPADPRTVSQHEGLALVRARLGAAGAAARVVELADELLAACG
- a CDS encoding lysophospholipid acyltransferase family protein, with translation MRLKVPPGAARVLAGPAVRLLAHSWRIRTEHEERWRALHEAKRPVVFLLWHEALLPLLWQHRRQAIAIVVSEARDGQYLADLARSLGYRAVRGSSTRGAARALLGAVRELQAGHAVAFTPDGPRGPRRELKPGVVAAAQRGGAVIVPLHAEVDRAWRLHSWDRFIIPQPAARVRVVYGRPFEVAPGEAGFSQGMTEARRRLDEIAGAAR
- a CDS encoding tetraacyldisaccharide 4'-kinase, producing MRWLWTSRRPDARLARLALLPVSGLWHAGMVARGLAYRQGWLPVRDLPLPAVAVGNLTVGGSGKTPIASWIAAHYVARGLTPGILLRGYGGDETLVHQDSVPRAVVVADPDRLAGAERALANGAQVLVLDDAYQRLDVRRDLNIVVMSAETTRAVRWPLPAGPWRESWDALARADAVVITRKRATIEAALTLAEQLRGRVAGPLAVAHLSLRALEGLVSRARVPATSLAGKRVVAASGIADPDAFVAQTKATGAAVQVATWKDHHDYRDEDVAWLAHAARRADHVVITQKDAVKLRDRWPHAVPEPLVAMLDLVWEEGGDRITAALDAVVTPVESL
- a CDS encoding Glu/Leu/Phe/Val dehydrogenase; amino-acid sequence: MTTTGRPSQFLIRPEKDTFLNEENPFEAMMSRFDYAAQRLSLDPGHYKVLRSPEKQIIVSIPFLRDNGEVEVYTGYRVLYNTSRGPAKGGIRFDMNVTLDEVKALAAWMTWKCAVVNIPFGGSKGGVICDPATLSNAELERITRRYTSAIIDILGPDSDVPAPDVNTNERMMAWIMDTYSMHKRHTVTAVVTGKPIEMGGSLGRREATGRGCMIVTREALKRLRMPIQGTRVVVQGFGNVGSISAQLMEELGLTIVAVSDKSGAVYNPKGLRIRELQQHVKQHRFLSDYKEAEHLNNTEMLTLDCEVLVPAALENVITSQNAGAIKARIICEGANGPTTAGADKILEDNGVFVIPDILANAGGVTVSYFEWVQDRGGYFWDEETVNQRLERIMVGSFEEVAEMAGRHGINLRIGAYMLAIQRVATVHRLRGMYA
- the rlmH gene encoding 23S rRNA (pseudouridine(1915)-N(3))-methyltransferase RlmH translates to MEIALLAVGKLRPSLREACDDYLRRLSRYVRVREVEIREAARAPTLTAQRRQEAERLRERLPAGAGLVALAREGTALTSEALAGQMERWQLAGRPLALLLGGSRGLDPELIAEAQMRWSLGPLTLPHELARLVVLEQVYRAFTILRGEPYHKGAR
- a CDS encoding class I SAM-dependent methyltransferase → MTEWFEEWFGEKYLELYPHRDEAEADRAVELIVGTIPFQPGWRVLDVACGAGRHARAFRSAGARCFGLDLSATLLRIAQRLTDAPLIRADMRQLPVRPRSMDLTVNLFTSFGYFEHDAEHAAALREMVSTLRPGGWFVLDFLNAAAVRRQLVAKETVQVGDVEFRVGRSVSADGRYVCKSIESGSQRFAERVRLFAPEEIAAMMRDAGITLRHRFGDYQAAPLTDTSPRTILFGQTA
- the bshC gene encoding bacillithiol biosynthesis cysteine-adding enzyme BshC, whose protein sequence is MSLRFVPTPIVDGPLERPQPRSNGFDPALAPAFVPSAALAAGLARLQLPGAVAITTGQQPGLFTGPLYTIHKALSAAALARLLEREWSRPVVPVFWLAGDDHDFAEASQASWIGGDGSVVTAGLPPRPPEAPLTPMYREPLGPGIVPALERLAADLPASEFRQSTLDWLERHYRPQATVAGSYGGAMAELLAPLDVLCLDSTHLAVKRAMAPHLVRALATAGDLERDLDRHIEALGTTARTSGVTVGDGASLVMLEAGLGRDRLVADGPAFVTRRSRERFDLAALQRIAAERPDRLSPNVLLRPVLESVLLPTVAYLGGPGELRYLVLTPPIYHRLGIERQQPLPRWSGVVVEPRVDRVVEKFGITLAELLEPSGALEARLVRSQLPSEAVEALGSIRAALESGYDRLAHAAATIDPTLTRPIQGVRQQAVAGTQDVEKKLVQHLKRRQETELGQLAKARAAVLPNQKPQERVLTVAPFLARYGPGLLQELAAAIEGWYALALEGPRQPS
- the murJ gene encoding murein biosynthesis integral membrane protein MurJ is translated as MAAGILLSRIVGLIRNRVFAHYFGTSDAADAFNAAFRIPNFLQNLFGEGVLSASFIPVYAGLRAAGEEREARRVAAAVAALLGLVTSGLVLAGILFTPWMIAIIAPGFEGVKREVTIRLVRILFPGAGLLVLSAWCLGVLNSHRRFFLSYTAPVLWNLVIIGSLVGFGRGVPQYGLAEIAAWGSVAGSLLQFGIQLPTVMRLLHGTLPRLVRGSPAVAEVLRNFGPVFVGRGVVQISAYVDTVLASLLPTGAVAGLSYAQVLYTLPVSLFGMSVSAAELPAMSSATGDEATRGAYLRGRLGAGLRQIAFFVVPSAVAFLALGDVIAGALYQSGEFTRQMTIYVWGILAGSAVGLLASTMGRLYASTYYALHDTRTPLRFAVLRVALTVGLGYLFALPLPRALGVDPRWGAAGLTASAGIAGWIEFLLLRRSLNRRIGETGVPVALLARLWGSAGLAALAGWGMRRLLPLAHPVGEAVLVLGVYGAVYFLMTDRLGVEEARFVIRRAWRSSDSP